One Xiphophorus couchianus chromosome 1, X_couchianus-1.0, whole genome shotgun sequence genomic region harbors:
- the LOC114145491 gene encoding membrane cofactor protein-like has product MRTATGTIVILSFAFLATAQVAQECSAPLEYPHTRLENKFTSRQKFSSGEKVYYGCAEDFTPSKGSRSAECLNGKWTQLTLKCEKIACGNAGDLPNGHFRYEGQTYVGEKVYAKCNEGYMLKGMSYMICKRSGWTGEFPSCEEKKITCSSPVVNNSEKSGREVSVHHVGDTMNITCSTGFQLDGAQQLTCGSDGQWQPKLPQCLLSPDKRPAGGCNAPLIFSSANANLADKYITMTSFSSGDKVYYRCDVGYTPAGGSRIRKCDNGKWTPLKLKCERKLCGHAGDMSNGQFVYTGVEFGDTATAVCDEGFILVGRATRHCMSNGWDGRPPVCEAVECQEPTETNAQRRNFQEPPYTFRNVIQYGCQVGSLVGSREIWCTNNGTWSSPPPQCKVIRCRSPNIPNAFWINSHKKMYRPMEAISSFKCKSGYTFSGPAHITCGSEGQWLQRLPKCLPKMKRG; this is encoded by the exons ATGAGGACCGCCACTGGGACCATTGTGATTTTATCGTTTGCTTTTTTAGcaacag CTCAGGTGGCGCAGGAGTGCTCCGCTCCGCTGGAATATCCGCACACCCGACTGGAAAACAAATTCACATCTAGACAGAAGTTCAGCAGCGGGGAGAAGGTTTACTACGGCTGCGCCGAGGACTTCACTCCATCCAAAGGGAGCAGATCTGCGGAGTGTCTGAATGGAAAGTGGACCCAACTGACTCTAAAATGCGAAA AGATAGCATGTGGCAACGCCGGAGATCTCCCCAATGGACACTTCCGCTATGAAGGCCAAACGTATGTTGGGGAGAAAGTTTATGCCAAATGCAACGAGGG ATACATGCTGAAAGGAATGAGCTACATGATATGCAAGAGGTCTGGATGGACTGGTGAATTTCCATCATGTGAAG agaaaaaaatcacatgctCTAGTCCAGTGGTGAACAACTCAGAGAAGAGTGGCAGGGAGGTTTCAGTTCACCATGTTGGAGACACCATGAACATCACCTGTAGCACTGGTTTCCAGTTGGATGGAGCACAGCAGCTCACCTGTGGGTCCGATGGCCAGTGGCAGCCGAAACTCCCTCAGTGTTTACTGTCCCCTGATAAAAGGCCTG CAGGTGGATGTAATGCACCACTCATTTTCAGCAGCGCCAATGCCAACCTTGCTGACAAGTACATCACTATGACCTCGTTTTCTTCTGGCGACAAAGTCTACTACCGCTGTGACGTGGGATATACTCCAGCGGGTGGCAGCAGGATTCGCAAATGTGACAATGGAAAATGGACGCCTCTGAAGCTAAAATGTGAAC GAAAGCTGTGTGGCCACGCTGGAGACATGTCAAACGGACAGTTCGTCTACACTGGTGTAGAGTTTGGAGATACAGCTACAGCTGTGTGTGATGAGGG GTTTATACTCGTAGGTCGGGCCACCAGGCACTGCATGAGCAACGGCTGGGACGGTCGTCCTCCTGTCTGTGAAG CTGTTGAGTGTCAAGAGCCAACAGAGACGAATGCTCAGAGGAGAAATTTCCAGGAGCCGCCATACACATTCAGGAATGTGATTCAATATGGGTGCCAAGTGGGGAGCCTTGTGGGATCGAGGGAGATATGGTGCACCAACAATGGGACATGGAGCTCACCTCCTCCACAATGCAAAG TTATAAGATGTCGGTCACCAAATATCCCCAATGCCTTCTGGATTAACTCTCACAAGAAAATGTATCGCCCTATGGAGGCCATCAGTTCATTTAAATGCAAGTCTGGCTATACTTTTTCTGGACCAGCACACATCACCTGTGGCAGTGAGGGCCAATGGTTGCAGAGGCTTCCAAAATGTCTTCCCA AAATGAAGAGGGGCTAA
- the LOC114145473 gene encoding 6-phosphofructo-2-kinase/fructose-2,6-bisphosphatase 2-like isoform X1, which translates to MAAIHKKPCTASESSTESKRTDLKSNEKKGSWAYYMTNSPLLIVLVGLPARGKTYISKKLTRYLNWIGVPTKVFNLGAYRREAVQSYKSYDFFRHDNEEAMKIRTQCALVALQDVKTYLSKEGGQIAVFDATNTTRERRALILKFAQENSFKVFFVESVCDDPEVIAENIMEVKVSSPDYPERDRELVMDDFLKRIECYKVTYEPLEPDEHDMNLSFIKVINVGRRFLVNKVQDSIQSKIVYYLMNIHVHTHSIYLCRHGESLHNLEGRLGGDSGLSERGKKFAVELKAFVNEQNLSDLKVWTSQLKPTIQTAEELGVPYEQWKILNEIDAGVCEEMTYAMIEEKYPEEFAMRDEDKYHYRYPGGESYQDLVQRLEPVIMELERQGNVLVICHQAVMRCLLAYFLDKGADDLPYMKCPLHTVLKLTPVAYGCKVEMFDLKVEAVNTHRDRPLIKVRTPPLLFRRNSFDPLSTEYQIKRPRMYSMSNVSPSPALPPPAFPSTPISKGIKSLQRENSLDCFSTPDTGEKST; encoded by the exons ATGGCTGCCATACACAAGAAACCTTGTACTGCTTCAGAAAGCTCCACTGAGTCCAAAAGGACAGACCTAAAGAGCAATGAGAAGAAGGGCT CTTGGGCCTATTACATGACCAATTCTCCACTTCTGATTGTGTTGGTTGGGTTGCCTGCAAGGGGGAAAACGTACATTTCCAAGAAGTTGACACGCTACCTCAACTGGATCGGAGTTCCAACAAAGG TCTTTAATCTCGGGGCTTATAGGAGAGAAGCAGTGCAGTCATACAAGTCCTATGACTTCTTCAGACATGACAATGAAGAGGCAATGAAAATAAGAAC ACAGTGTGCTTTGGTGGCACTGCAGGATGTTAAAACCTATCTGAGCAAGGAAGGAGGTCAGATTGCT GTTTTTGATGCCACCAACACTACCAGGGAGAGGAGGGCACTCATCCTTAAGTTTGCACAAGAAAATTCATTCAAG GTCTTTTTTGTGGAATCAGTATGTGATGATCCAGAGGTCATAGCTGAAAACATCATG GAAGTGAAGGTCTCCAGCCCAGATTACCCTGAAAGGGACAGAGAACTTGTCATGGACGATTTTCTAAAGAGAATAGAGTGTTATAAAGTCACCTATGAACCTTTAGAACCGGACGAACATGACAT GAACCTGTCCTTCATTAAGGTCATTAACGTTGGCCGTCGCTTCTTGGTGAACAAGGTGCAGGATTCCATCCAAAGTAAGATAGTGTACTACCTGATGAACATCCATGTGCACACCCACTCCATCTACCTTTGTCGGCACGGAGAGAGCCTCCACAATTTGGAGGGACGCCTGGGAGGCGACTCTGGCCTTTcagagagaggaaagaag TTTGCTGTGGAACTGAAAGCGTTTGTGAACGAGCAAAATCTTTCTGACCTGAAGGTCTGGACCAGCCAGCTGAAGCCTACCATTCAGACGGCGGAAGAGCTGGGTGTCCCCTACGAGCAGTGGAAGATACTTAACGAAATCGACGCT GGAGTGTGTGAGGAAATGACCTATGCGATGATTGAGGAAAAGTACCCAGAGGAGTTTGCTATGAGAGACGAGGACAAATACCATTACCGCTACCCTGGTGGAGAG TCCTACCAAGACCTGGTTCAGCGTCTGGAGCCGGTTATCATGGAGCTGGAGCGACAGGGCAACGTTCTGGTCATCTGCCATCAGGCTGTCATGCGCTGTTTGCTCGCTTATTTCTTGGACAAGGGCGCAG ATGATCTACCCTACATGAAGTGTCCCCTGCACACTGTCCTGAAACTCACCCCAGTGGCTTATG GATGCAAAGTGGAAATGTTTGATCTGAAAGTGGAAGCTGTTAACACTCACAGGGACAGACCAttg ATCAAAGTGAGAACGCCGCCACTTTTATTCCGCAGGAACAGCTTTGATCCGCTGTCCACCGAATACCAGATTAAACGGCCCCGTATGTACAGTATGAGCAACGTTTCACCTTCACCCGCACTCCCTCCTCCAGCTTTTCCCAGTACACCGATATCCAAGGGCATCAAATCGCTGCAAAGAGAG AACTCTCTGGATTGTTTCAGCACTCCAGACACGGGAGAAAAAAGCACATAG
- the LOC114145473 gene encoding 6-phosphofructo-2-kinase/fructose-2,6-bisphosphatase 2-like isoform X2, with protein sequence MEVKVSSPDYPERDRELVMDDFLKRIECYKVTYEPLEPDEHDMNLSFIKVINVGRRFLVNKVQDSIQSKIVYYLMNIHVHTHSIYLCRHGESLHNLEGRLGGDSGLSERGKKFAVELKAFVNEQNLSDLKVWTSQLKPTIQTAEELGVPYEQWKILNEIDAGVCEEMTYAMIEEKYPEEFAMRDEDKYHYRYPGGESYQDLVQRLEPVIMELERQGNVLVICHQAVMRCLLAYFLDKGADDLPYMKCPLHTVLKLTPVAYGCKVEMFDLKVEAVNTHRDRPLIKVRTPPLLFRRNSFDPLSTEYQIKRPRMYSMSNVSPSPALPPPAFPSTPISKGIKSLQRENSLDCFSTPDTGEKST encoded by the exons ATG GAAGTGAAGGTCTCCAGCCCAGATTACCCTGAAAGGGACAGAGAACTTGTCATGGACGATTTTCTAAAGAGAATAGAGTGTTATAAAGTCACCTATGAACCTTTAGAACCGGACGAACATGACAT GAACCTGTCCTTCATTAAGGTCATTAACGTTGGCCGTCGCTTCTTGGTGAACAAGGTGCAGGATTCCATCCAAAGTAAGATAGTGTACTACCTGATGAACATCCATGTGCACACCCACTCCATCTACCTTTGTCGGCACGGAGAGAGCCTCCACAATTTGGAGGGACGCCTGGGAGGCGACTCTGGCCTTTcagagagaggaaagaag TTTGCTGTGGAACTGAAAGCGTTTGTGAACGAGCAAAATCTTTCTGACCTGAAGGTCTGGACCAGCCAGCTGAAGCCTACCATTCAGACGGCGGAAGAGCTGGGTGTCCCCTACGAGCAGTGGAAGATACTTAACGAAATCGACGCT GGAGTGTGTGAGGAAATGACCTATGCGATGATTGAGGAAAAGTACCCAGAGGAGTTTGCTATGAGAGACGAGGACAAATACCATTACCGCTACCCTGGTGGAGAG TCCTACCAAGACCTGGTTCAGCGTCTGGAGCCGGTTATCATGGAGCTGGAGCGACAGGGCAACGTTCTGGTCATCTGCCATCAGGCTGTCATGCGCTGTTTGCTCGCTTATTTCTTGGACAAGGGCGCAG ATGATCTACCCTACATGAAGTGTCCCCTGCACACTGTCCTGAAACTCACCCCAGTGGCTTATG GATGCAAAGTGGAAATGTTTGATCTGAAAGTGGAAGCTGTTAACACTCACAGGGACAGACCAttg ATCAAAGTGAGAACGCCGCCACTTTTATTCCGCAGGAACAGCTTTGATCCGCTGTCCACCGAATACCAGATTAAACGGCCCCGTATGTACAGTATGAGCAACGTTTCACCTTCACCCGCACTCCCTCCTCCAGCTTTTCCCAGTACACCGATATCCAAGGGCATCAAATCGCTGCAAAGAGAG AACTCTCTGGATTGTTTCAGCACTCCAGACACGGGAGAAAAAAGCACATAG